The Phosphitispora fastidiosa DNA segment GAAATTGTATCCAAGTCTCTCATCTCACCTACCAAGATTATATCAGGGTCTTGCCGCAGTGCAGAGCGCAGGCCTGAGGCAAAGCTTTCTGTATCAATACCTATTTCCCTCTGATTGACAATGCAGTTCCGGTGAGTATGCAAAAACTCTATGGGATCCTCCAGTGTGATAATATGACCTTGTATCTCCTTATTAAGAAGGTCAATCATAGCCGCCAGGGTCGTTGATTTACCGCTTCCCGTCGGCCCGGTTACCAGTACAAGACCATGGGGCCTCATGGCCATTGTCTTGACCACTTCAGGCAGACCGAGTTCTTCAGGAGTAAGGATATTAGGTGGAACCACCCTTATAGACATGGCAACAGAACCGCGTTGTTTGAATACATTAACCCGGAAACGGCCGAAACCATAAATAGCGTATGAAAAATCCACTTCCCCCTGCTGTTCAAATACTTTACTATGCTCTGCACCCATAATTTGTTTGGCAAGCTCCAATATTTCATGCCTGTCCATCTTATTTCCAGCCATGAAATTGGTGCTTCCATTGATCCTGATTACAGGCGATGCATTTGTAGTAATATGGAGATCTGAGGCCCCCATATCGACCGCTTTTTTCAGCAAATCATCTATGTGCATTTTCCCACCTCTTAAGCTGAGCTGTCACTCAGCGGATTCGTCGGTCACAAAGACAGCCCGCATTACCTCTTCCAGACTGGTCAGGCCCAGGGCCACCTTTCTCAAGCCATCCTGTTTCAGGGTCATCATTCCTTCTTCAATCGCCACTGTTTCAATCTGGTCGGCAGGAGCCTTGTTGGTTACCAGGTCTTTGACCCATGAACTCATAAACAGGACTTCCTGCAGAGCCAGCCTGCCCCGGAACCCAGTATTGTTACAAGCAGGACATCCTTTGGGCTGAAACAGAACAACCCGTTCATCAGCTCTTGCCTTGATGCCCAGTTTTTCCACAAGCATTTCCGATGGTTCGTATGGCTCCTTACATTCGGGACACAGGCGGCGCACTAGCCGCTGGGCCACAATCCCAACCACAGATGAGGCCACCAGAAATGGTTCAATCCCCATCTCCATTAGTCTGGTAAGAGTCGCTGAAGCAGTGTTGGTATGTAAAGTAGAAAGTACCAGATGTCCCGTCATCGCTGACTGGATGGCAATCTTGGCTGTCTCGGGGTCTCTGATCTCCCCGACCATGATGATATCCGGGTCCTGGCGCAGCACTGAGCGCAGCCCTCCGGCAAAGGTTAGTCCGGCTTTAACATTAAGCTGTACCTGGTTAACTCCGCCCAGGGTATACTCCACCGGGTCTTCAAGGGTAATAATGTTCTTTTCCGGGGTGTTAATATCACTTAATACCGAGTACAGTGTGGTGGTTTTTCCGCTGCCGGTAGGACCGGTTACCAAGATTATCCCATAGGGATGGGTAATTACAGTGCGGAACTTTTTCAAAATCTCCGGGAGCATCCCCAGTTCCTGTAAGTGCATCAGTCCCCTGGATTTGTCCAGGATCCTTAAGACTACTTTTTCTCCAAATATTGTCGGCAGGGTGGAAACCCTGAAATCAATCTCCTTATTTTCAATTTTCATCTGGATACGGCCATCCTGAGGCACTCTGCGTTCAGCTATATCAAGGTCTGCCATGATTTTGAGCCTGGAAATGACCGGGGCCTGCATCCTTTTGGGAAACTGGGTGACATCACTAAGCACACCGTCAATCCGGTAGCGCACATGAAGCTCCTTTTCCCTTGGTTCCACGTGAATGTCACTGGCTCTGCCGGCCACTGCCTGTGTAATCAGAGAGTTGACCAGCTTAACCATAGGAGCATCCTCAACTATCTCCCTTAACTGGTCCAAACCACCCTCATCAAAATCCAATCCCAGATCTTCAGGGATGTCTTCAACCATTTTAACTATACTGTCCTTGCCAAAATAAGTGGCAATAGCGCTGTCGATGTCACTTTCTGACGCTATGGCAGGCTCAACATCACACCCTGAAGCAATCCTTACATCATCAACTGCCAAGACATTAAGCGGGTCAGCCATAGCTAAGGTAATCCTGTCATCATCCAGCTCCACCGGAATTACCTTGTACTTCAGGGCCAGTTGTTCGGGAATCAGTTTCACCACTTCAGGGTCCAGGTTCCGCCTGCTGATATTTATCAG contains these protein-coding regions:
- a CDS encoding type IV pilus twitching motility protein PilT, yielding MHIDDLLKKAVDMGASDLHITTNASPVIRINGSTNFMAGNKMDRHEILELAKQIMGAEHSKVFEQQGEVDFSYAIYGFGRFRVNVFKQRGSVAMSIRVVPPNILTPEELGLPEVVKTMAMRPHGLVLVTGPTGSGKSTTLAAMIDLLNKEIQGHIITLEDPIEFLHTHRNCIVNQREIGIDTESFASGLRSALRQDPDIILVGEMRDLDTISTAITAAETGHLVLATLHTSNAVQTIDRIIDVFPPYQQNQVRVQLALILEGIIAQTLLPRVDGKGRVAAVEVLVANSAVRNLIREGKTHQLPTIIQSSLKIGMQTMDYSLRDLYMRGIISYEDARKRTLDQENFARLVQRL
- the gspE gene encoding type II secretion system ATPase GspE; this translates as MFLPIRKRLGEILREDNLLTEGQLQAALDKQKETNERLGRILISMGFVDEETVLKVLEAKLGLPLINISRRNLDPEVVKLIPEQLALKYKVIPVELDDDRITLAMADPLNVLAVDDVRIASGCDVEPAIASESDIDSAIATYFGKDSIVKMVEDIPEDLGLDFDEGGLDQLREIVEDAPMVKLVNSLITQAVAGRASDIHVEPREKELHVRYRIDGVLSDVTQFPKRMQAPVISRLKIMADLDIAERRVPQDGRIQMKIENKEIDFRVSTLPTIFGEKVVLRILDKSRGLMHLQELGMLPEILKKFRTVITHPYGIILVTGPTGSGKTTTLYSVLSDINTPEKNIITLEDPVEYTLGGVNQVQLNVKAGLTFAGGLRSVLRQDPDIIMVGEIRDPETAKIAIQSAMTGHLVLSTLHTNTASATLTRLMEMGIEPFLVASSVVGIVAQRLVRRLCPECKEPYEPSEMLVEKLGIKARADERVVLFQPKGCPACNNTGFRGRLALQEVLFMSSWVKDLVTNKAPADQIETVAIEEGMMTLKQDGLRKVALGLTSLEEVMRAVFVTDESAE